The nucleotide sequence GCTAAGAGCGTCACGTCCTGTGACAACGCCTGCACTAGCACATCCTGTGCGTCGAAGGCGGTCAGGATGTCCGATTGCTGAAGCCTTTACATAGATAAATGACTTATTCACTCTCTAAAAACGTAAAAAAGACAGGCAATCTGCCCGTCTTTTTCTTATGTTTCTTCATGATGAATTTGCTGTTTCATATAATGCAAAATTTTCTTTTCAAGCCTGGACACTTGTACTTGTGAAATACCGAGACGCTCGGCTACCTCTGATTGGGTCTTATCTTTGTAATAACGCATATAAACAATTAGGCGCTCCCGTTCATCAAGTGAGCGGATTGCTTCTTCTAAAGCAATTTTATCAAACCATTTGCTGTCTTCATCGGCAATTTGGTCAAGAAGTGTAATCGGATCTCCATCATTTTCATAAACCGTTTCATGAATTGAAGACGGTGCACGACTTGCCTCTTGTGCCATCACAACATCTTCAATTGAAATCTCTAATGCTTCAGCAATTTCGGTTATTGTTGGTGCTCTGCCTAGAATCTTTGAAAGCTCGTCTTTTTTTCTGCGAATTTTGTTGCCTGTTTCTTTCAGCGAACGGCTCACTTTCACAGTCCCGTCATCTCGAATAAATCGTTGAATTTCCCCAATAATCATCGGCACGGCATAGGTTGAAAATTTCACATCATAGCTTAAATCAAACTTATCAACAGACTTCAATAAACCAATACAGCCAATTTGAAACAAATCATCTGCTTCATAGCCTCGGTTCAAAAACCGTTGCACAACAGACCAAACAAGACGCATATTTCGTTCCACAATTAAATCACGAGCTGCTTGGTCCCCACTTTGGCTGCGTTTAATAAGTGCCTTCACCACGTCATCCTGCAAATGCGGTTCTTTCTTGACTTCCACGTCCATAGGCAGAACTCCTTAATTGCATAACGCTTTACTTTTGGATAGGTGCTTAGTTAAACGAATTGTTGTTCCCGCGCCAGCATCTGTTTCAATTTCAACTTCATCCATAAAATTCTCCATAATCGTAAATCCCATTCCTGAGCGTTCCAGCTCTGGTTTCGTCGTAAATAACGGCTGTCTAGCCTCATCAATATTTTCAATTCCCAACCCATCATCATGAATCGTTAAATAAACAGTTCCTTCATTCAAAGTGACTGAAATATAAACAATTCCTTCTGGGTTATTATCGTAACCGTGGATAATCGCATTTGTAACTGCTTCTGAAACGACCGTTTTAATCTCTGTTAGCTCATCCATCGTCGGGTCTAACTGGGCAATGAACGATGCCACTGTTACCCGTGCAAATGACTCGTTCTGACTGAGGGCAGAGAATTGTAAGTTCATTTCATTTCTCACTCACTTACGCCACCCCCAATGACTGAAGTGCATACTCTTCATCCTCGACAAACTGGATAATCTTATAGATCCCTGACATTTCAAATAAACGATGAACAGCAGGGGAGATCGAACAAATCATCATCCTGCCACCTTGGTTTTGAATTTGTTTGTAACGCCCAAGAATCACGCCTAAGCCTGAGCTATCCATAAAAGTTAACGACTCCATATTCAAAATCATATGCTGAATATTTTGCTTATCAAGTACTGCATGAATCTTTTCCCTTAGCTGCTCCGACGTGTGATGATCTAACTCCCCCTTGCAAACGCACTAACAACACATCGTTTTTCGTTTCAAGTTCAATCGCAAGACTCACGTTTGATCCTCCTCGCATTTTGGATATGTGAATCTTTCTCCTTTTCATTCGCACAATCCTTCCACATGACAAAACTAGTGAAAAGCTTTCGAATTACGGCAATGAACTTGGTAAAACGACAATTTAGTTCGCTTTCGCAAATGAACCGAGCACACGTTTAAATAATTGCCACCATGATGCTGCCTCAACATCTGCAGCTGCCACAAGCGGACTTTCTACTAACGTTTTCCCATCTTTCATATATGTCAGTGTGCCAACTTTGTCGCCTTTTTTCACAGGAGCAAGCAAATTCTCTGGCAAATCAACATTTTTTTGAATTTTGTCAATCTGTTCGCCTTTTTTCGTCAATAAGGAAATATTTTCAGATGTGACGATATCAACTGTTTTCTCACTGCCTTTACTAAGGTTAATTGTTCCAACCACGTCACCACGTTTATGCATCGGATGTGATTCATATTGCATAAATGCAAAATCAAGCATATTTGTAATTTGGCGATTACGTTCTTTTGGCGTTGGTGCTCCCATTACAACCGCGATAACACGCATATCCTTTTTCTTCGCTGTAGCTGTTAAACAGTATTTCGCTTCATTAGTAAACCCTGTCTTTAATCCATCAACGCCAGGATAAAATTTAACAAGACGGTTTGTATTTACAAGCCAAAATTGCTTTTCAGTTCCTTGACGTAAATAATCTTCATACTTACCTGTGAATTCTGTAATTCCTTCGTACTTTAACAATTCCTTCGCCATCAAAGCCATATCTGCAGCTGTACTATAGTGATCATTAGCAGGGAGACCTGTTGGATTTTGAAAATGCGTATTCTTAAGACCTAATTCTTTTGCCTTTTCATTCATTCTCTCGACAAATGCATCAACCGAACCTTCAACTCTTTCTGCCATTGCAACTGATGCATCATTACCAGAGGCGATTGCGATTCCCTTCAGCATCTCTTGGACTGTCATTTCCTCTCCTTCTTCAAGGAAGATTTGAGAGCCGCCCATTGATGAAGCCAATGCACTCGTCCGAACCTTTTCATCCATTTTTAATTTTCCTTGATCAATCGCCTCCATGATAAGAATCATTGTCATGATCTTAGTCATACTTGCAGGCGGAAGTTTCTCATTGCTGTTCTTTTCGTATAGAACCGCTCCACTGTCACGCTCGATCAAAATCGCAGACTTAGCCTGGTCGACCAGCTCGATTTTCGTTTCTTTCGCAGCAGTCGGTTGAACACTGAACGATAAAAACATTAACACAGCAAGCATCGTTGAAACGAAACGCACTGTTGTCATCTCCCTCCAATCGTGATACAAGACATTTTTTCCATTAAATATAAAAATATACAATACGAAACATATCTTTTTTCGCTTTTTCATGGTATGATTGCACATAAAATTCTGAAAATTAAGGAGGGAAATCCAGTTGAGTCAAATTGCCACTTCCTTCAATGCTCATGCCAAACAATATGATGCTGAACGCAGAAAATTAATCCCTTGCTACGATGAGTTTTATGGTACGGCTGCCCAGCTTGTTGATTTTGAAATGAAAAAACCGCAAATTCTAGATTTAGGAGCAGGCACAGGGCTTCTTTCGTCAATGTTGTTAGAAAAATATCCAGATGGTGAGTTTACGTTAGTTGATCTTTCAGAGGAAATGCTACAAGTTGCGAAGAAGCGCTTTACTGAAAAGAGCAATGTTACATACGTAACAGCGGATTATACCAATTATCCGTTTGAAGGACCATATGATGCTGTAGTATCCTCGCTTTCTATTCATCACCTTTCAGCCCAACAAAAAGAAAAGCTATATCAAACGATTAACAAATTATTAAAGCCTGGTGGAATATTTGTGAATGCTGATCAAGCACTAGGTGAAACAGCTGAACTTGATGCGCTTTACAAACAAAATTGGAAGACACGAATCGAAGCAACTGATTTAACAGCAGAACAATTACAAAAAGCATATGAACGAACAAAGCTTGATAAAATGTCAACGCTTTCCGAACAGCTTGGCTGGTTAAAGAAAGCTGACTTTAAGGATGTTGATTGTGTGTTTAAGTCCTACAGCTTTATCGTCCTATATGGCAAAAAGAAAAGCTGAAAAAGGTTGAATGCCTTTTTCAGCTTTTCTTTTATTCTGTGATAACATCGTAAACGAGTGCTGGTGCGTTTACTTTACTTGGAGATAGTGTGAAGCTCTTATCCAGCTTTTCAAGCGCTTCCGCTACATCTTCTGTATTAGCGTAAAGCGTAGCAAGTGACTCACCTTTCTTCACTTCATCACCAATTTTTTTACGCAAGACAACTCCGACAGCTAAGTCGATTTGAGATTCTTTCGTTGCTCGTCCTGCGCCGAGAATCATAGCAGCATTTCCGACTTCATCTGCCACAATTTCTGATACATAGCCATCCTCTTTCGCTTCAAGCTCAAATGTGTATTTTGCTTGTGGGAGTCGCTCTGGATGATCCACCACTTCGGCATTTCCGCCTTGTGCTGATAGGAATGTTTTAAATGTTTCTAATGCTTTTCCAGATGTGATTGCTTCTTCAAGCTGTTTCCGAGCATCTTCTAAGCTGTCAGCCTTTTCAGCTAGATGAACCATATGACTTCCAAGAGTCAAACATAATTCTTGTAAATCCTTCGGTCCTTTTCCTTGAAGCGTATCAATCGCTTCCTTCACTTCAAGAGCATTCCCAACTGCAAAACCTAACGGCTGGCTCATATCTGAAATGACAGCCATCGTTTTCCGGCCTACGTTGTTTCCGATTTGCACCATTGCCTTTGCCAAAGCTTTTGAATCTTCAAGCTGCTTCATGAAAGCCCCTGCACCTGTTTTCACATCCAACACGATTGCATCTGCTCCGGCCGCAATTTTTTTACTCATAATTGAACTTGCAATTAACGGAATCGAATTAACTGTGGCTGTGACATCACGGAGTCCGTACAGTTTCTTATCAGCCGGTGTTAAGTTCCCACTTTGTCCGATAACAGCCACTTTATTTTTATTAACGAGTTCAATAAATTCATTATTGTCAATTTCGACGTGGAAGCCATCGACAGATTCGAGCTTGTCAATCGTACCTCCTGTATGACCAAGACCACGGCCAGACATTTTTGCAACGGGAACGCCGACTGATGCCACAAGAGGTGCTAACACCAACGTCGTTGTATCTCCAACACCGCCGGTTGAATGCTTATCTACTTTAATTCCGTCAATAGCAGACAAATCAATTTTATCACCAGAATCAACCATCGCCATCGTTAATTCCGCACGTTCTTCCTGTGTCATATCTTGAAAGAAAACCGCCATTGCTAATGCACTCATTTGGTAATCAGGGATCTCATCATTTGTGTAGCCTTCAATCATGAAGCGGATTTCTTCTTTTGTTAATTCTTTGCCATCTCGCTTTTTCTGTATAAGGTCAACCATTCGCATGTTGAAACACCTCTCCCTTTTAAACTTGTGCTGCTGCGACGATTTCTTTAACAAGCTTGATGAACTTTGGACGGGTACGGTTTGCTGTTTCTACTACTTGCTCATGTGTTAACGGTTCTAGGTCTTCCCCAATAGCCATATCTGTTACGCAAGAAATTCCAAGGACATTCATTTGCATGTGGCTTGCAACGATAACCTCAGGTACTGTTGACATTCCGACTGCATCACCGCCAAGATTACGAAGCATGATTAACTCTGCTGGCGTCATATATGTTGGTCCTGTAATACCTGCATAGACACCTTCTTGAACTTTAATCCCAACCTTCGAAGCTGTTTCTTTTGCAAGCTTTACAAGTTCAGGAGTGTAAGCACGACTCATATCTGGAAAACGTGGACCTAACTCTGCTTCGTTCGGCCCAATTAATGGATTAGCACCTGTCATGTTCAAATGATCATTAATAATCATTAAATCGCCAGGCTCAAAGCTTTCGTTCATACCTCCGCACGCATTTGTTACAACAAGCATATCAACGCCAAGGCCTTTCATCACACGGACAGGGAATGTAACTTCTTGCATCGAATAGCCTTCATAATAATGGAAACGACCTTGCATGGCGATAACAGGCTGTCCATGCAGCTTTCCTACTACAAGTTTCCCTTCATGCCCTTCTACTGTTGATTCTGGGAAATGCGGAATGCTTGTGTAATCAATTTTAACGGCCTCTTCCACTTCATCTGCTAATACGCCAAGCCCTGAACCAAGAATAAGACCAATTTTCGGCTCTACTTTTATTTCGCCTTGAATATAATCAACTGCTTCTTTCATTTTCGCTGTTAAATTTTCCATTTTTCCACCCCATTAGTTCATTTCGTTTACAATTTCTTTAACAAATGCTAAGAAACTAGCACGAACTCGTTC is from Bacillus tianshenii and encodes:
- the sigF gene encoding RNA polymerase sporulation sigma factor SigF, producing MDVEVKKEPHLQDDVVKALIKRSQSGDQAARDLIVERNMRLVWSVVQRFLNRGYEADDLFQIGCIGLLKSVDKFDLSYDVKFSTYAVPMIIGEIQRFIRDDGTVKVSRSLKETGNKIRRKKDELSKILGRAPTITEIAEALEISIEDVVMAQEASRAPSSIHETVYENDGDPITLLDQIADEDSKWFDKIALEEAIRSLDERERLIVYMRYYKDKTQSEVAERLGISQVQVSRLEKKILHYMKQQIHHEET
- the spoIIAB gene encoding anti-sigma F factor, with product MRNEMNLQFSALSQNESFARVTVASFIAQLDPTMDELTEIKTVVSEAVTNAIIHGYDNNPEGIVYISVTLNEGTVYLTIHDDGLGIENIDEARQPLFTTKPELERSGMGFTIMENFMDEVEIETDAGAGTTIRLTKHLSKSKALCN
- a CDS encoding D-alanyl-D-alanine carboxypeptidase family protein; protein product: MFLSFSVQPTAAKETKIELVDQAKSAILIERDSGAVLYEKNSNEKLPPASMTKIMTMILIMEAIDQGKLKMDEKVRTSALASSMGGSQIFLEEGEEMTVQEMLKGIAIASGNDASVAMAERVEGSVDAFVERMNEKAKELGLKNTHFQNPTGLPANDHYSTAADMALMAKELLKYEGITEFTGKYEDYLRQGTEKQFWLVNTNRLVKFYPGVDGLKTGFTNEAKYCLTATAKKKDMRVIAVVMGAPTPKERNRQITNMLDFAFMQYESHPMHKRGDVVGTINLSKGSEKTVDIVTSENISLLTKKGEQIDKIQKNVDLPENLLAPVKKGDKVGTLTYMKDGKTLVESPLVAAADVEAASWWQLFKRVLGSFAKAN
- a CDS encoding class I SAM-dependent methyltransferase; translated protein: MSQIATSFNAHAKQYDAERRKLIPCYDEFYGTAAQLVDFEMKKPQILDLGAGTGLLSSMLLEKYPDGEFTLVDLSEEMLQVAKKRFTEKSNVTYVTADYTNYPFEGPYDAVVSSLSIHHLSAQQKEKLYQTINKLLKPGGIFVNADQALGETAELDALYKQNWKTRIEATDLTAEQLQKAYERTKLDKMSTLSEQLGWLKKADFKDVDCVFKSYSFIVLYGKKKS
- a CDS encoding pyrimidine-nucleoside phosphorylase; translation: MRMVDLIQKKRDGKELTKEEIRFMIEGYTNDEIPDYQMSALAMAVFFQDMTQEERAELTMAMVDSGDKIDLSAIDGIKVDKHSTGGVGDTTTLVLAPLVASVGVPVAKMSGRGLGHTGGTIDKLESVDGFHVEIDNNEFIELVNKNKVAVIGQSGNLTPADKKLYGLRDVTATVNSIPLIASSIMSKKIAAGADAIVLDVKTGAGAFMKQLEDSKALAKAMVQIGNNVGRKTMAVISDMSQPLGFAVGNALEVKEAIDTLQGKGPKDLQELCLTLGSHMVHLAEKADSLEDARKQLEEAITSGKALETFKTFLSAQGGNAEVVDHPERLPQAKYTFELEAKEDGYVSEIVADEVGNAAMILGAGRATKESQIDLAVGVVLRKKIGDEVKKGESLATLYANTEDVAEALEKLDKSFTLSPSKVNAPALVYDVITE
- a CDS encoding purine-nucleoside phosphorylase; the encoded protein is MENLTAKMKEAVDYIQGEIKVEPKIGLILGSGLGVLADEVEEAVKIDYTSIPHFPESTVEGHEGKLVVGKLHGQPVIAMQGRFHYYEGYSMQEVTFPVRVMKGLGVDMLVVTNACGGMNESFEPGDLMIINDHLNMTGANPLIGPNEAELGPRFPDMSRAYTPELVKLAKETASKVGIKVQEGVYAGITGPTYMTPAELIMLRNLGGDAVGMSTVPEVIVASHMQMNVLGISCVTDMAIGEDLEPLTHEQVVETANRTRPKFIKLVKEIVAAAQV